The genomic segment GGGTGTCGACGACGTAGGACTCCTCGACGGTGCCCTGGACGACGCCGATTCGTTGCCCCTCGGCGAGATTACTGAAGCTTTTGATCGGCGACCCGGGTGGCACGATCAGCGCGTAGTAGCCGAAGTCGTAGCCGTTGGTAAACCCGACGGTGCGCCGCCGGGCAGCAGTGGCCTTCACCGATGACGAGCCCACGTCGAAGCGTCGCGACGCCACCTCGGCGAGCAGGGCGGAGAAATCGGTACTGGCGAAACGGACCTGCAGCCCCAGCTTTTTCGCCATCGCGGTCAGCAGCTGATTGTCGAATCCGCTGAAGGTGCCGTTCGCGTCAACACAGACCGAGGGCGGGGCATCCGACAGGGTGCCGACGTTCAGGACGCCCGGTGAGTTCAGGCCCAGCGCGTTGACGTTGATCTCGCTGAGCGGCTCCACGGAGGCGGTCGTGTGGTCGTCGTCGCGTCCGAGGCCGCCGATGGTGGTCAGGTCTTTCGGTAAGGCGGACGCGCTCTCGGGTCCGGCCGGCGCGCATTGGTTTCGGTCGGCGAACGCGGGTCCGGCCAACACCAGGCTGACCACGATCACAATTGTCGTGGTTAGCCCGAACAGCTTGGCGCCGCACTTCGCGCGCGGGCCTTCGCACGAGTTCATCACCGCCACCGTATCGACCGGGCGGCAACTCGTCGCGGCGAGAGTCGATTTAGAGTGCCATCGACGGCTCGGCGCAGACCGTCTCCGTCTTCGCCAGCCCGGGAAGCGGTCCGGCAACAACCTGCCGAACGTCGTCGGGTGCGGTGAAAACCCTGCGCCGGAACAGTTCGGCCAGCATGGCCTGCGCCATCAGGTAGGCGCGGCCGACGCATGCCGCCCGCGCGGCGTCCGGGTCACGGCGGCGGATTGCCGACGTTTCGTCCTCGTAGTAGGGCAGCACGTCGTCGCGATTGTTCTGGTAGCTCATCCAGAAGGCGTGGGGGATGAGGTCTTGCGAGGCACGAATGGTGGCGTGCAGTCGCGGCCCGGCGTATTCGTCATTGACGGTGCGCCGGTACTCCGCGGCGAGTTCGGAAAAGACCCGGGAGTCCTTCGCGGTGCGCATCGAGCGCATCAGCGAATCGAGCTGGCCCAGGATCCGCGGCGTCGGGTTGCTGGCGGCGCGCGCCGAGGCGATGCCGTTGAGCATGCCGTCGAGCTCGTGATGCTCGAGGACGGTGACTTCATCGAATCGTTCGACGAACGCGCCCCGGTGATAGCGGGTCGACACGATGCCGTCGTGCTCGAGCTCGATCAGGGCCTCTTGAATCGGCACCCGACTGACTCCCAAGCCGAGTGCGATCTCGTTGCGGTCGACGCGGTCGCCGCTGCGCAGCTTGCCCGTCAGCACCAGGTTGAGGATGTGGTTGACAACCTGGTCCTTTTCTTTGACCCCGTATTTCTTCGGCATGAGTCTCTTTCAATTCTGTTGCAGCTCCGCACCAGCGATCGGCGGTGGAAAGTTTCTCATGTATTTGCGGATTCGTTAAGGTGTTTGGCGGATGAATTGGAGGCGAACCCCAATTAACGCGCGTCGCGCCAGCGGCACAATGCCTCGGCCGCGCCGAGGTCGTAATCGGGACCATTGACGCCGACCGTCAGCAGTGTCACCCCCAACGCGGTAAGCCCCTCGGCGTTGGCGATCAATCCGTCGACCCCTTCGCCGCGGCGCACACCGCTGTTGTCCTCCACACCGGCCGACCGCTCGATCGTCGACGGGTCGCGCCCGACCGCGGCGCAATGCTCTTCCAGCACGGCCGCGGCGGCCGGGTAGGTACCGACAGTGGTGAAACCGTGCCAGATGTCGCCGTACTCGGCGACCAGTCGCAGGGTCTTCCGCGGACCCTTGCCGCCGATCAGTATCGGGATGTCGCGGGTGGGTGCGGGATTGAGCTTGGTCAGCCGCGACGTGATCCGGGGGAAGGCCGCGGCCAGGTCGTCGAGACGGCTACCCGCGGTACCGAATTCGTAGCCGTACTCGTCGTAGTCCTTTTCTTTCCAACCGGATCCGATACCCAGGATCAACCGGCCGTCGGAAATGTGGTCGACGGTGCGCGCCATGTCGGCCAGCAGCTCCGGATTGCGATACGAGTTGCACGTCACCAGCGCGCCGAACTCGATGCGCGACGTCTGCTCGGCCCAGGCCGCCAGCACCGTCCAGCACTCGAAATGCGGGCCATCGGGATCACCGTAGAGCGGGAAGAAGTGATCCCAGGTGAAGGCGACGTCGACACCCATGTCCTCGCAGCGCCGCACGGCGTCGCGGATGTGGCGGTATTCGGGCGCGTGCTGCGGCTGTAGTTGTACTCCGATGCGAACGGGGTGGGTCATACGACCACCGTAGGAGCCGGGGCCTCTCAGCGTGCGTTGAGGACCCCGGTCAATAGTTCGATCAGGGCGCGGGGCTGATCGCTTTGCACGGAATGTCCGGAGTTCTCGACAACGTGAGCCTGCCGGAAATGCGTTGCGCGCTGGGCGAGTTCGTCTGCGTCCTGGTCCGTGACGAAGGGCGACGAGCCACCGCGCACCAAGGTGACGGGTGCGGTCAACGCGTCGACGTCTTTCCATAAATCATCGAAGTCTGGGACTTTGCGGATGGTGTCGTAGCGCCACGCCCAGTTCCCGTTCTCGAGCCGTCGGGAGTTGTGGAACACGCCGCGGCGCAGTGCCTTGACTTCGCGGTGTGGGGCCGCGGCGACCGTCAGGTCGAGCATGGCCTGAAAGCTGGGGAACTCGCGCTCACCCTGCACCAGCGCGACCGTGCCCTGCTGCTCGGTGGTCAGCTCGGCGTAGCGGTGCAATGCCGATGGGGTGACGTCGACGAGAACGAGTTCGCGCACCAGTTCCGGTGCGATCGCGCCGAGCCGGATCCCGGTCAGCCCGCCCAGCGACATGCCCACGATCAGGTCGGCGTCGGGCGCGAGGTCGCGCAGCACCGGCGCCACGGCATCGGCGTTGTGCTGCGGCGAGTAGTCGCCGTCTGCACGCCAGCCGGAATGGCCATGGCCGGGCAGGTCGACCGCCAGTGCCGGCACCCCGAGCCCGACGATGACGGTGTCCCAGGTGTGGGCGTTCTGTCCGCCACCGTGCAGAAAGACGATCCGTGGCGCAGTGCCGCCCCAGCGCAGCGCGCTGATGGACCCGTTCGGCGTTTCAGCCCCGATCCGTTCGACGTCCGGCAGCCGACCGGTGACACCGGCCTGCTCGGCGTTCTCGGACAGCAGCGAGAATTCGGACATCCCGGCCAGTTCGTCTTGGGAGATATCGGTCACGATCTTTGACATTAGAGGAAGTAACGGCTCCGAATGCCGTGGAATCGCTCCCACATTGCCGCGCAGCGTTGCGCGGGGTTCACGGTCACAGTGTCCGGCGGAAGCGCGCGTGCGATGTCGTCGTGTTTGACGACCTTGGTGTCCAGCACGGCGGGTTCGCCCTCGAGCATGTGGCGATAGGTCAGGTTCCCGCGCTCGAAGCCTTGGGTGTCCAGCCAGTTGTGGACATTCGGATCACGATGCGCCATGACCAGGCGGATGCGCCCGTCGCCGTCGATTTTGGTGCGGCTGGGGGTGTAGCTCACCGGGCGGTAGAGGTAATCCATGCTGTTGAAGAACACGCCCATGTTGGTGAACATCCACAACCCGTCGTGGGCGTCGAATTCGACGATCAGCGCCTCGTCAGGTGCGAGCTCCCAGTACATGTTGGCGGCGGCGCGGCCCCGCTTGCTGTCCGGGTGGCTGGCGTCAACTCCTGGAATGAGGGGAAACGCGTTGGGATGCTCGGCGTCGACGCCGCCATAGGTGAACGGAAATTCGGGCCAGTCCGACATCAGGCCGGTGACGAAATCGCCGGCCCATTCCATCGCCTCGATCATGACCTGCGGACCGGGCAGCGGTTTGGGGTCGGCCATGTCGACCCGCTCGATCCGCAGCTGGGCCGGTAGATCATCCCAGGCGTCGAATCCTTGGCGGATGAACAGCTTTCGCGAATGCACGGTAGTGGGTAACCAGTTGGGACCGCGCTCGGCCCCACCGATGTAGATCTCGAAATCACCGTCGTCGCCGACGCTGAGTTGATGCCCGAACAAGTTGGCCTCGGGCGTGTCACCGAACGGCTCGTGTAGCACGCCGGGCCCGGGGACCCTGGCGCCCTGCACGGTGACGTTGAAAAACGGTGCGGTTCCGCGGTTTCCGTGTAATCGGTAGGTCGACTGCCCGTTGATCCAGACCTGCTGGTAGGTGAAATCGGCACAGTCGCCGCCGAGCTTGCGGGTCGGACCGCAGAACGTGTGCAGCACCGGGTACCCGGTGTCGCGGGTCTCGAGCGACAGATCGAAGGCCTGGCCCAGGTTCTGGGTGAGGAAGCGGAACGCGTCGACGCGCTGCGTCCCCGACGCGGCGTTGGCGTCCTTGAAGACCTGCTCGCCCGCCCGCTGCAGCTGCGCGCAGAACTCGACCCACGCCGAGCGCAGCGCCGCATCGTCCGCACCGTCACCGAAAGCCATTGTCACGCACCTAATCTGTCCAGCATCGCCCCGAGGACAGCGCAGGCGCGGCGAGCGGATTCGAGACGGCCCTCCTGCTCGATTCGCGGCCCGATCAGTTCCAGGTCGAACCCGTGCGAGTAGCCGTTCGCCAGCGCGTGGGCAATGAATCCTTCGATCGGAATTGCCCCGTCACCGGGGACCGCCCGGCCCGGCAGCGCGCGATCGCCCAGCACGTAGTCGCTGAGCTGGATGAGCTCGGTTCGTGGCAGGGCGCGCTGCACCATGGCGTCGAAATCGCCCTCTGCCCAACAGTGAAATACGTCGATGCAGACACCCAGCCCACTCATCTCGGCCAGCGTAACGGTGTCGCGCAAGGTATGAGCCAGATGCAGGTCGGCATACAGGCTGGAGGCGTTCTCGACGGCCAATGCCACACCGGACCG from the Mycobacterium lentiflavum genome contains:
- a CDS encoding LLM class F420-dependent oxidoreductase; the encoded protein is MTHPVRIGVQLQPQHAPEYRHIRDAVRRCEDMGVDVAFTWDHFFPLYGDPDGPHFECWTVLAAWAEQTSRIEFGALVTCNSYRNPELLADMARTVDHISDGRLILGIGSGWKEKDYDEYGYEFGTAGSRLDDLAAAFPRITSRLTKLNPAPTRDIPILIGGKGPRKTLRLVAEYGDIWHGFTTVGTYPAAAAVLEEHCAAVGRDPSTIERSAGVEDNSGVRRGEGVDGLIANAEGLTALGVTLLTVGVNGPDYDLGAAEALCRWRDAR
- a CDS encoding alpha/beta fold hydrolase, whose product is MSKIVTDISQDELAGMSEFSLLSENAEQAGVTGRLPDVERIGAETPNGSISALRWGGTAPRIVFLHGGGQNAHTWDTVIVGLGVPALAVDLPGHGHSGWRADGDYSPQHNADAVAPVLRDLAPDADLIVGMSLGGLTGIRLGAIAPELVRELVLVDVTPSALHRYAELTTEQQGTVALVQGEREFPSFQAMLDLTVAAAPHREVKALRRGVFHNSRRLENGNWAWRYDTIRKVPDFDDLWKDVDALTAPVTLVRGGSSPFVTDQDADELAQRATHFRQAHVVENSGHSVQSDQPRALIELLTGVLNAR
- a CDS encoding sugar phosphate isomerase/epimerase family protein; protein product: MPAHPRLSVHNVTFYGAELAELETHWTALGVSRLSVLDSQLLDPGFSNLLQRNDYTVEAAYHLFAGGRLTSDPQAAQDALMPVIDAAAGVGARLIYLLTGGRDTLTWNRAADRFRTMIAPCVAHAQRSGVALAVENASSLYADLHLAHTLRDTVTLAEMSGLGVCIDVFHCWAEGDFDAMVQRALPRTELIQLSDYVLGDRALPGRAVPGDGAIPIEGFIAHALANGYSHGFDLELIGPRIEQEGRLESARRACAVLGAMLDRLGA
- a CDS encoding GntR family transcriptional regulator, which gives rise to MPKKYGVKEKDQVVNHILNLVLTGKLRSGDRVDRNEIALGLGVSRVPIQEALIELEHDGIVSTRYHRGAFVERFDEVTVLEHHELDGMLNGIASARAASNPTPRILGQLDSLMRSMRTAKDSRVFSELAAEYRRTVNDEYAGPRLHATIRASQDLIPHAFWMSYQNNRDDVLPYYEDETSAIRRRDPDAARAACVGRAYLMAQAMLAELFRRRVFTAPDDVRQVVAGPLPGLAKTETVCAEPSMAL
- a CDS encoding DUF1214 domain-containing protein, with product MAFGDGADDAALRSAWVEFCAQLQRAGEQVFKDANAASGTQRVDAFRFLTQNLGQAFDLSLETRDTGYPVLHTFCGPTRKLGGDCADFTYQQVWINGQSTYRLHGNRGTAPFFNVTVQGARVPGPGVLHEPFGDTPEANLFGHQLSVGDDGDFEIYIGGAERGPNWLPTTVHSRKLFIRQGFDAWDDLPAQLRIERVDMADPKPLPGPQVMIEAMEWAGDFVTGLMSDWPEFPFTYGGVDAEHPNAFPLIPGVDASHPDSKRGRAAANMYWELAPDEALIVEFDAHDGLWMFTNMGVFFNSMDYLYRPVSYTPSRTKIDGDGRIRLVMAHRDPNVHNWLDTQGFERGNLTYRHMLEGEPAVLDTKVVKHDDIARALPPDTVTVNPAQRCAAMWERFHGIRSRYFL